One region of Edaphobacter bradus genomic DNA includes:
- a CDS encoding NAD(P)H-dependent flavin oxidoreductase — protein MGQQPVSSSPQWNKTRVSSRLGIEYPIIQGPLGGLSTQRLTANVSNFGGLGSFGAHGLSPSAIKDVIAEIRSLTSKPFAMNLWVSMEDEGARTSGSEAFSRSLAAIAPHIQALGGTLPTYTPYVPVKFEDQVRVLLDAKVPVFSFIVGIPPKEVLDECRAQGIVTIGTATTPDEAIAIEQAGGDVIVASGFEAGGHRGSFLLRSEDSLTGTFSLLPQVVDAVSVPVVAAGGIADARGIVAAFALGAEGVQIGTAFLACEESGASVHHRNALLSGQAKQTALTRGFTGRLARGIKNRLLDELNRKDTEILPYPLQRALVRHLSIPAEKAGRTDLLPLWAGQSANLSRCTDAHALLNSLVREVSEIGSAVQNWSAHRQPVDTQR, from the coding sequence ATGGGGCAGCAACCCGTTAGCTCGTCACCACAGTGGAACAAGACTCGCGTCTCTTCTCGGCTGGGAATCGAGTACCCAATCATTCAAGGCCCTCTTGGTGGCCTGTCGACGCAGAGATTGACAGCGAACGTCTCGAATTTTGGAGGACTCGGTTCCTTCGGAGCGCATGGCTTGAGCCCTTCCGCAATCAAAGATGTAATCGCTGAAATCCGCTCACTGACTTCGAAACCATTCGCGATGAACTTATGGGTCTCGATGGAGGACGAAGGCGCGCGTACTTCTGGCAGCGAAGCGTTTTCACGAAGCCTCGCGGCCATCGCCCCACACATCCAAGCCCTGGGCGGCACGCTCCCGACATACACGCCCTACGTTCCGGTCAAATTTGAAGACCAGGTGCGGGTCTTGCTCGATGCAAAAGTACCCGTGTTCAGCTTCATCGTTGGAATCCCACCGAAAGAGGTCCTCGACGAATGCCGCGCGCAAGGCATCGTGACGATCGGAACGGCAACAACGCCGGACGAAGCTATCGCTATTGAACAGGCGGGGGGCGATGTGATCGTCGCTTCAGGCTTTGAGGCAGGCGGACATCGCGGTTCTTTCCTGCTTCGCTCCGAAGATTCGCTCACCGGAACGTTCTCGCTCCTACCTCAAGTCGTAGACGCCGTTTCGGTCCCCGTGGTTGCCGCCGGAGGTATCGCCGATGCTCGCGGAATCGTCGCAGCCTTTGCTCTGGGAGCCGAGGGAGTACAAATCGGCACGGCTTTTCTGGCTTGTGAAGAATCCGGTGCGAGCGTGCATCATCGCAACGCTCTCCTCAGTGGCCAAGCGAAGCAAACCGCACTTACGCGTGGATTCACGGGGAGACTTGCCCGTGGAATCAAAAATCGGCTTCTCGATGAACTCAATCGCAAGGACACCGAGATCCTTCCCTACCCGCTTCAACGCGCACTCGTCCGGCACCTGTCGATACCGGCTGAGAAAGCGGGGAGGACCGATCTTCTCCCTCTGTGGGCAGGACAGAGCGCCAACCTGTCGCGGTGTACAGATGCGCATGCGCTACTCAACTCGCTTGTGAGGGAGGTTTCGGAGATCGGCAGTGCTGTTCAGAACTGGAGCGCTCATCGTCAGCCAGTGGACACGCAGCGGTAA
- a CDS encoding glucoamylase family protein, producing MAPFSGEPVTSEHALPPTAPTLDLPTAGLPEKPPVSDAELKQRAEALSRQWKMMPASPKAGGLPARLVRLQTRLTEILRACRKTASGQELTPQLELLESTRMLESALIAGDDTITRFASLPHVLVEGDKELPRAVNLAEGYLSAAQGIWSPESLTVYVRQAQQRDALLLEEVTVLPQALKLAQLEYILDRAEEAFRAGELPPIERSPFSAILHSMRRLNQFEWRNVLEPLIEFDAILREDPAGVFAQMEDETRHTYHMRVAELARHADASEVETAQLALDLARQSAQTPDSDPRRACRTRHIGYYLFAEGLPLLGQRIGYLPPAIERLGTFLLSWKEDIYILGIFTLSCLLIVALIAPLVPHNAFWPVMGALLLALVPASQGAVDLVNNAVTALVKAHSLPKLDFSKGVPEDRIGLVVVPTLLFNETQVRELFDELEARYLSNQDPNIHFGLLTDLPDAKARPLDEDSNPLAALAAQCVVDLNAKYGREKGGSFFLLHRHRVFNARQGVWMGWERKRGKLLDLNRFLLQEYDSFPLKAGPLETLERVRYVITLDSDTQLPRGTAARMIGTMAHPLNQAIIDPKSRLVTAGYGILQPRVGVSVSSASRSRLASLYSGETGFDIYTRAVSDVYQDLFGEGIFAGKGIYEVSILHEVLDRRFPRNALLSHDLIEGSYARAGLVTDIEIIDDYPSHYSAHTRRKHRWVRGDWQIARWLFSRVPDESGKLVANPINTISRWKILDNLRRSLVEPITFLLFLLGWFVLPGGALYWTVAALVLLLLPGFVQLAFNLGRALLKLSFVGAREAISTFASSFGFAILNLTFLPHHMFLSLDAIIRSLSRSLVSGKRLLEWETAAQVEFGGSKNSLDVYLQLSSIVALVIALALAVTQIQSLFAAGPILLLWAIAPLVAIWLNSPPGQQEGPLAPKDRLFLQQQALSIWRYFHEFGDERNHWLIPDNVEEKGALQIRKLSPTNLGMLLNARQAAYELGFLTLPEFAKATLGTLNTYDHLEKQRGHIYNWYDIETLQPIAPLIVSTVDSGNLTASLYTLHTGALDLLKRPLLNVELFSNLKQMLPSSTIPAAESTDAPPHPEDSDATAIRAQVRSLLQQTAAPALSIPIEDDLSGTGRGDWLVHELSRRQLALSIFVQNYMPWLLPQFEALFALPELREVENRYVPTLQQAADCAIDLDSRIAVALPSLPPDSPLAASAASLRSLLPEAAQRLKQLKADIAKIASEAERHADAMQYSFLFVESRQLLSIGYDGVAGELHSACYDLLASEARIASFLAVARGDIPQKSWFRLDRSHVLVYGHPALLSWTGTMFEYMMPALWMRTFPDTLISSSLESAVRIQREHVRNIPWGISESGFAKRDPHGRYAYQAWGIPALALKYGAEDGPVISPYSTFLVLSVLRKEAIANLRRMDEMNWMGNYGFYEAADYSQGKQPELVRSWMAHHQGMCLLALANLLKDNIVQRWFHGTPRVRAAELLLHEKSLSKETLKELSKRSRLRPLDS from the coding sequence ATGGCACCGTTTTCAGGAGAACCAGTCACTTCAGAACACGCGTTGCCACCGACTGCGCCAACGCTGGACTTGCCGACTGCTGGTTTGCCCGAGAAGCCACCAGTATCGGACGCGGAGTTGAAGCAGCGGGCCGAGGCGCTCAGCAGACAATGGAAGATGATGCCCGCCAGTCCGAAGGCGGGAGGCTTGCCGGCGCGACTCGTGCGGCTCCAAACGCGACTCACAGAAATCCTGCGCGCCTGCCGCAAAACGGCTTCGGGACAGGAGCTGACTCCGCAGCTTGAACTGCTGGAAAGCACGCGCATGTTGGAGTCGGCGTTAATCGCTGGAGATGACACGATTACCAGGTTCGCCTCACTCCCTCATGTACTCGTAGAGGGCGATAAAGAGTTACCAAGAGCGGTTAACCTGGCGGAGGGATATCTCTCCGCAGCTCAGGGAATATGGTCGCCTGAATCTCTCACCGTCTATGTCCGGCAGGCGCAACAGCGCGACGCACTCCTGCTCGAGGAGGTGACGGTCCTGCCACAGGCGCTCAAGCTGGCACAGCTGGAATACATCCTGGATCGTGCCGAGGAAGCCTTCAGAGCGGGCGAACTACCGCCTATTGAGAGATCACCCTTTTCCGCAATTCTCCACAGCATGCGACGGTTGAACCAGTTCGAATGGCGCAATGTGCTTGAACCGCTGATCGAATTTGACGCCATCCTTCGAGAAGACCCGGCCGGCGTCTTCGCACAGATGGAGGACGAGACCCGCCACACATACCACATGCGGGTCGCGGAGCTGGCGCGGCACGCCGATGCAAGCGAGGTCGAAACCGCTCAGCTTGCTCTCGACCTAGCGCGCCAGTCCGCGCAAACTCCCGACTCGGATCCCCGCCGCGCCTGCCGAACCAGGCATATCGGCTATTACCTCTTTGCCGAAGGCCTGCCTCTGCTCGGCCAACGAATCGGTTATCTTCCCCCAGCCATCGAACGGCTAGGCACCTTTCTGCTCAGCTGGAAAGAGGACATCTACATCCTCGGCATCTTTACGCTTTCCTGCCTTCTCATCGTCGCCCTTATCGCGCCTCTGGTGCCGCATAACGCATTCTGGCCAGTGATGGGTGCGCTGCTGCTTGCGCTCGTGCCCGCAAGCCAGGGCGCAGTCGATCTGGTGAACAACGCAGTCACCGCCTTGGTGAAGGCCCATTCGCTTCCGAAACTCGACTTTTCCAAGGGCGTTCCTGAAGACAGGATCGGCCTGGTTGTCGTCCCTACTCTTTTATTCAACGAGACACAGGTTCGCGAACTATTCGACGAGTTGGAAGCTCGCTACCTCTCGAATCAGGATCCGAATATTCACTTTGGACTATTAACCGACCTGCCCGATGCCAAGGCCCGGCCACTAGACGAGGATTCCAATCCGCTGGCAGCATTAGCTGCGCAGTGCGTCGTTGACTTGAATGCAAAGTACGGTCGCGAGAAGGGCGGCTCCTTTTTCCTCTTGCACCGCCATCGTGTATTCAACGCCCGTCAAGGGGTTTGGATGGGATGGGAGCGCAAGCGTGGCAAACTCCTCGATCTCAACAGATTCCTATTGCAAGAGTACGACAGCTTCCCACTAAAAGCGGGTCCACTGGAGACTTTAGAACGCGTTCGTTACGTCATTACGTTGGACTCCGACACTCAACTTCCGCGAGGAACGGCCGCACGCATGATCGGCACGATGGCGCATCCTCTGAATCAAGCCATCATCGATCCGAAGTCGCGACTTGTGACCGCGGGGTACGGCATACTGCAGCCTCGCGTAGGCGTCAGCGTCTCCTCCGCATCGCGCTCCCGCCTGGCATCTCTCTACTCCGGCGAGACCGGCTTTGATATTTACACCCGCGCTGTCTCCGATGTCTATCAAGACCTATTCGGAGAAGGAATCTTTGCCGGCAAAGGAATCTACGAGGTCAGCATCCTGCACGAGGTGTTGGACCGCCGCTTTCCCCGAAATGCCCTTCTCTCTCACGACCTCATCGAAGGCTCCTACGCTCGCGCCGGTCTCGTCACCGATATCGAAATCATCGACGACTACCCGTCGCACTATTCCGCTCACACTCGCCGAAAGCACCGCTGGGTCCGCGGAGACTGGCAGATCGCACGCTGGCTTTTCAGCCGTGTGCCGGACGAGTCCGGAAAACTTGTTGCGAACCCGATCAACACCATCTCACGCTGGAAGATTCTGGACAATCTGCGGCGCAGCCTGGTCGAGCCAATCACCTTTCTCTTGTTCTTGCTTGGCTGGTTCGTCCTCCCGGGTGGAGCGCTCTATTGGACCGTGGCCGCTCTCGTCCTTCTGCTTCTCCCAGGCTTTGTTCAACTGGCCTTCAATTTGGGCCGCGCTTTGTTGAAGCTAAGTTTCGTTGGAGCGCGCGAAGCTATTTCCACATTTGCATCGTCATTCGGATTTGCGATTCTCAACCTCACCTTTTTGCCCCACCACATGTTCCTCTCGCTCGATGCGATCATCCGGTCGCTGAGTCGCAGTCTGGTATCGGGCAAACGTCTCCTCGAATGGGAGACAGCGGCACAGGTTGAGTTCGGTGGCTCTAAAAATTCATTGGATGTCTATCTGCAACTCTCATCGATCGTGGCTCTTGTTATCGCGCTTGCCCTCGCAGTCACTCAGATCCAGTCCTTGTTCGCGGCAGGTCCTATTTTGCTGCTTTGGGCGATTGCACCTCTCGTCGCGATCTGGCTCAACTCGCCCCCAGGCCAACAGGAAGGGCCGCTCGCGCCAAAAGACAGACTATTCCTGCAGCAGCAAGCGCTTTCTATCTGGCGTTATTTCCATGAGTTTGGCGACGAAAGAAACCACTGGCTCATTCCGGATAACGTGGAAGAAAAGGGCGCGCTTCAAATACGAAAGTTGTCCCCCACAAACCTGGGGATGCTCCTGAATGCACGGCAGGCGGCGTATGAACTCGGCTTCCTGACGCTCCCCGAGTTCGCCAAGGCCACCCTCGGCACCCTCAATACATACGACCATCTCGAGAAGCAGCGTGGGCATATCTACAACTGGTACGACATCGAAACGCTGCAGCCAATCGCCCCATTGATCGTCTCCACCGTCGACAGCGGCAATCTGACGGCATCTCTCTATACCCTGCACACAGGCGCGCTCGATCTACTCAAGCGTCCGCTCCTGAATGTCGAACTGTTTTCGAACCTGAAGCAGATGCTACCCAGCTCTACGATCCCGGCAGCCGAAAGCACCGACGCCCCGCCACATCCAGAAGATTCCGACGCCACAGCGATACGGGCCCAGGTGCGTTCCCTTCTGCAGCAGACGGCCGCACCGGCCCTCTCCATCCCGATAGAGGACGATCTGTCTGGCACAGGCCGTGGAGATTGGCTTGTGCACGAACTATCACGCCGCCAGCTCGCGTTGTCTATCTTCGTGCAGAACTATATGCCGTGGCTTCTCCCTCAATTTGAGGCCCTCTTTGCACTGCCCGAGCTCAGAGAAGTCGAGAACAGGTACGTCCCTACCTTGCAGCAGGCCGCAGACTGCGCGATCGACTTGGATTCGAGAATTGCAGTGGCGCTTCCTTCCCTGCCACCCGACTCTCCACTCGCGGCCTCCGCTGCATCCTTACGGTCTTTGCTGCCTGAAGCCGCGCAACGCCTGAAGCAATTGAAGGCGGACATCGCCAAAATCGCGTCCGAAGCAGAGCGTCACGCCGACGCCATGCAGTACAGCTTCCTCTTTGTAGAGTCGCGCCAGCTTCTCTCCATCGGCTACGACGGAGTCGCCGGCGAGTTGCATTCGGCATGCTACGACCTCCTCGCCTCCGAGGCGCGCATCGCCTCCTTTCTCGCTGTCGCCCGCGGAGATATCCCTCAGAAATCGTGGTTCCGGCTTGATCGCTCTCATGTCCTCGTCTACGGACATCCCGCCCTTCTCTCATGGACCGGGACTATGTTCGAGTACATGATGCCTGCCCTGTGGATGCGCACCTTTCCCGACACCCTCATTTCGAGTTCGCTCGAGTCTGCCGTTCGTATTCAGCGTGAGCACGTGCGTAACATTCCATGGGGCATCTCAGAGTCGGGCTTCGCCAAGAGAGATCCTCACGGAAGGTATGCCTATCAGGCGTGGGGCATTCCGGCGCTGGCTCTGAAGTATGGAGCGGAAGATGGGCCTGTCATCTCACCCTACTCCACCTTTCTCGTTCTTTCCGTCCTTCGCAAAGAGGCCATTGCGAACCTTCGGCGAATGGACGAAATGAATTGGATGGGTAACTACGGTTTCTATGAGGCAGCCGACTATTCCCAGGGAAAGCAACCGGAGCTGGTACGGTCCTGGATGGCGCACCACCAGGGAATGTGTCTTCTGGCACTGGCCAACTTACTCAAGGACAACATCGTGCAACGTTGGTTTCACGGAACTCCTCGCGTCCGTGCGGCCGAGCTCCTGTTGCACGAAAAATCCTTGAGCAAGGAGACGCTGAAGGAACTCTCGAAGCGATCGAGGTTGCGACCTCTTGACAGTTGA
- a CDS encoding ABC transporter ATP-binding protein, with the protein MVLRILWESGPVVVSWGLGLRVILAVLPFAVAKVAQYIITGIAGVLRGGPLPSHFWGLVATEVALNIFLGLITRAIDYSDSLLANRYTQHVSVRVMEQAARLDLTTYENPLFYDRLERARVQATDRLAMIQQMGRLIQQVITTLVFSAALAWASPWLILLLAIGVLPSFLGETHYAFLGYAKNFRQTPAKRQMDYLRQVAGSREGAKEVKLFGLNKFFTGRFQALANQIYNEDVALSRSKLFVGGLLGILGTLGYYGAYVYVIWRTLGGAYDIGQFTFLTAAIQQASSNLQQVFSTASGIADQALFLTDLIAFFEMEPTVQSKPNGLPAPKPIQHGFEFRNVSFAYPGTERRVLKNFFLTLSPGERIALIGENGQGKTTVVKLITRLYDPTEGQILLDGVDLREYSLEDLHRQIGVIFQDFMRFEMTARENIAVGRVDQQHQQDEIELAAQKSLADTVVSKLAGGYDQMLGRRFEGGVELSGGEWQKMALARAYLRDAQLLILDEPTAALDARSELEVFERFAELTEGKMALLISHRFSTVRMADRIVVLSGGRLIEEGSHQQLMARKGLYASMFEMQAASYR; encoded by the coding sequence ATGGTCCTCCGCATCCTCTGGGAGTCGGGACCGGTCGTCGTATCGTGGGGGCTTGGACTGCGAGTCATCCTTGCAGTACTTCCCTTCGCAGTCGCCAAGGTTGCTCAGTACATCATTACCGGCATCGCGGGGGTCTTGCGCGGCGGTCCTCTGCCCTCCCATTTCTGGGGCTTAGTCGCAACTGAGGTCGCCCTCAATATCTTTCTAGGGCTGATCACGCGGGCCATCGACTATTCGGATTCGCTCCTCGCGAATCGTTACACCCAGCACGTCAGTGTTCGCGTCATGGAGCAGGCTGCTCGGCTTGACCTGACAACTTATGAAAACCCTCTTTTCTATGACCGCCTCGAGCGGGCGCGAGTGCAAGCGACCGACCGTCTGGCGATGATCCAGCAGATGGGGCGTTTGATTCAACAGGTCATAACCACCCTGGTGTTTTCTGCAGCCCTGGCGTGGGCCTCCCCGTGGCTGATCCTGTTGCTTGCCATTGGCGTCCTTCCGTCGTTCCTTGGCGAAACCCATTATGCATTTCTGGGCTACGCCAAAAACTTTCGCCAGACCCCAGCTAAGCGGCAGATGGACTACCTTCGCCAAGTGGCCGGAAGTCGCGAAGGCGCCAAAGAGGTAAAGCTTTTTGGGCTCAACAAATTCTTCACCGGCAGATTTCAGGCTCTTGCGAACCAGATCTACAACGAAGACGTTGCCCTTTCACGATCGAAGCTATTTGTCGGCGGACTGCTCGGCATCCTCGGAACATTGGGGTACTACGGAGCCTATGTGTACGTTATCTGGCGAACGCTCGGAGGGGCTTACGACATTGGGCAGTTTACTTTCTTGACTGCTGCAATTCAGCAGGCAAGCTCCAATCTGCAGCAAGTCTTCTCCACCGCTTCCGGTATCGCCGATCAAGCCCTCTTCCTCACCGACTTGATTGCTTTCTTCGAGATGGAGCCGACCGTGCAATCCAAACCCAATGGATTGCCTGCACCGAAGCCGATTCAACATGGCTTCGAGTTTCGCAATGTTTCCTTTGCCTATCCCGGGACCGAGCGGAGAGTTTTAAAGAACTTCTTTCTCACACTTTCGCCAGGAGAAAGGATCGCTCTGATAGGAGAAAATGGCCAGGGCAAAACGACTGTGGTCAAGCTGATCACGCGGCTCTACGACCCCACGGAAGGACAAATCCTGTTGGACGGAGTCGACCTGCGCGAATATTCACTTGAAGATCTTCACCGGCAAATTGGCGTCATCTTTCAGGACTTCATGCGTTTCGAGATGACTGCGCGTGAAAATATTGCCGTAGGCCGTGTCGATCAGCAGCATCAGCAGGACGAGATTGAACTCGCCGCTCAAAAGAGCCTTGCTGATACGGTCGTGAGCAAGCTTGCCGGTGGCTACGACCAGATGCTTGGCCGCCGCTTCGAGGGCGGTGTCGAACTCTCCGGCGGAGAGTGGCAGAAGATGGCCCTTGCCCGCGCCTATCTTCGCGACGCCCAGCTGCTCATTCTGGACGAGCCAACTGCAGCCCTTGATGCGCGCAGTGAGCTTGAAGTCTTTGAACGATTCGCCGAATTGACCGAAGGCAAGATGGCCCTGTTGATTTCGCACCGATTTTCTACCGTGCGCATGGCCGATCGCATCGTGGTACTGTCCGGCGGCCGCTTGATTGAAGAAGGCAGTCATCAGCAATTGATGGCCAGAAAAGGACTCTACGCCAGCATGTTTGAGATGCAGGCCGCAAGCTACAGGTAA
- a CDS encoding succinate dehydrogenase/fumarate reductase iron-sulfur subunit, with product MAQGSFAEATLRVFRGDSKGGAPADYRVPLVPGMVVLDALHSVQSHQAPDLAVRWNCKAGKCGSCSAEVNGRPRLTCKTRMDSLPLDQPITIFPMKAFPVIKDLVTDVSWNFTVNKKIPPFSPRPGVAWKMYQRDVDRVQEFRKCIECFLCQNVCHVLREHGKQEQFGGPRFFVRTASLEMHPLDGVSRTRVLKENLGIGLCNITKCCTEVCPEDIHITDNAIIPLKERVVDEFYDPLLMLVRKIRGAKKV from the coding sequence ATGGCTCAGGGCTCATTCGCAGAAGCGACGTTGCGGGTCTTCCGGGGCGACAGCAAAGGTGGAGCGCCCGCGGACTATCGTGTACCTCTTGTCCCTGGAATGGTCGTGCTCGACGCCCTGCACTCCGTTCAGTCGCACCAGGCACCCGACCTGGCCGTGCGGTGGAATTGCAAGGCGGGCAAATGTGGCTCGTGCTCGGCCGAGGTTAATGGCCGGCCGCGGCTCACCTGCAAAACGCGCATGGACTCTCTCCCTCTCGATCAGCCCATCACCATCTTCCCCATGAAGGCCTTTCCAGTGATCAAGGACCTCGTCACCGACGTCTCCTGGAACTTTACCGTCAACAAGAAAATCCCACCCTTCAGCCCACGCCCAGGCGTCGCGTGGAAGATGTATCAGCGCGACGTGGACCGCGTGCAGGAATTTCGCAAGTGCATTGAGTGCTTCCTTTGCCAGAACGTCTGCCACGTACTGCGCGAGCACGGCAAGCAGGAGCAGTTCGGAGGGCCACGGTTCTTCGTGCGTACGGCCTCGCTCGAAATGCACCCGCTCGACGGCGTCTCCCGAACACGCGTGTTGAAGGAGAACCTCGGTATTGGGCTTTGCAACATCACGAAATGCTGCACCGAGGTGTGCCCTGAAGATATCCATATCACGGACAATGCCATCATCCCGCTGAAGGAGCGCGTGGTGGATGAGTTCTATGATCCGCTGCTGATGCTGGTCCGTAAGATACGCGGCGCTAAGAAAGTTTAG
- a CDS encoding FAD-binding protein, whose product MNSNYETHEHDVLIIGAGGAGLRAAIEALAQGVSVGVVCKSLLGKAHTVMAEGGIAAAMANVDEADDWRTHFRDTLRGGKFLNNWRMAQLHATEAPERVRELEQWGALFDRTENGEILQRAFGGHTFKRLCHVGDRTGLEMIRTLQDRGVHLGIDVYMECTITRLLKDGDRIAGAFGYWREQGRFVIFKAKSVVICTGGIGKAWKITSNSWEYTGDGMALAYDAGAELMDMEFVQFHPTGMVWPPGVQGILVTEAVRGEGGILRNKDGERFMERYDPKKLELSTRDVVARSIYTEVREGRGTEHGGAFLDISHKPADYVKRKLPSMYHQFLELADVDITKGPMEVGPTCHYMMGGIRVDAETAQASIPGLFAAGEAAVGLHGANRLGGNSLSDLLVFGRRAGLAAAEQARRCAAPTIDSSQIQEAERSMLTPFERPDGDSPYAIHEDLQGAMQSLVGIFRNEEDLRQALSQLEKLSERAARVRVEGSRLFNPGWHLAWDLHSMLTVAEAVTRSALARRESRGAHSRIDYPALDDAWGKKHNVVVKKAGTMTLVESPVLEMPDDLKQLFAEESAPK is encoded by the coding sequence ATGAACTCCAACTACGAAACCCACGAGCACGACGTACTCATCATCGGCGCCGGCGGGGCGGGTCTTCGAGCCGCAATCGAAGCCTTGGCCCAGGGTGTGAGTGTCGGCGTTGTGTGCAAGTCTCTGCTCGGCAAAGCGCACACGGTTATGGCCGAAGGCGGTATCGCCGCGGCGATGGCGAACGTTGATGAGGCGGACGACTGGCGCACGCACTTCCGCGACACGTTGCGTGGCGGGAAGTTTCTGAACAACTGGCGCATGGCCCAGCTCCACGCTACGGAAGCCCCTGAACGGGTGCGCGAGCTGGAGCAGTGGGGAGCGCTATTCGACCGCACCGAGAATGGCGAGATCCTGCAACGAGCCTTCGGCGGCCATACGTTTAAGCGGCTGTGCCATGTCGGTGATCGCACTGGACTGGAGATGATCCGCACCTTACAGGATCGCGGCGTGCACCTGGGCATCGACGTATATATGGAGTGCACGATCACGCGGCTGCTCAAAGACGGCGACCGTATCGCCGGGGCCTTCGGCTACTGGCGTGAGCAGGGCCGCTTCGTCATCTTCAAAGCCAAGTCTGTGGTCATCTGCACTGGAGGCATCGGCAAGGCCTGGAAGATCACGTCGAACTCCTGGGAGTACACAGGCGATGGCATGGCGCTCGCCTATGACGCGGGCGCCGAGTTGATGGACATGGAGTTCGTGCAGTTTCATCCCACCGGCATGGTATGGCCACCGGGAGTGCAAGGCATTCTGGTGACTGAAGCCGTGCGCGGCGAGGGAGGGATCCTTCGCAACAAGGACGGCGAGCGCTTCATGGAGCGCTACGACCCAAAGAAACTTGAGCTCTCTACTCGCGACGTGGTTGCGCGCTCCATCTACACCGAGGTGCGTGAGGGCCGCGGAACCGAGCATGGAGGCGCATTCCTCGATATCTCTCACAAGCCGGCCGACTACGTAAAGCGCAAGCTACCCAGCATGTATCACCAGTTTCTCGAGCTGGCGGATGTGGACATCACGAAGGGCCCCATGGAGGTCGGCCCGACGTGTCACTACATGATGGGGGGCATCCGTGTGGACGCAGAGACTGCACAGGCATCGATCCCGGGGCTGTTCGCGGCGGGAGAAGCAGCGGTCGGGCTCCACGGAGCAAACCGGCTCGGCGGCAACTCACTCTCCGATCTGCTGGTGTTTGGCCGGCGAGCGGGATTGGCGGCCGCAGAGCAGGCCAGGCGATGTGCAGCGCCCACGATCGATTCCTCGCAAATCCAGGAAGCGGAACGTAGTATGCTAACGCCCTTCGAGCGGCCTGATGGCGACAGCCCCTACGCCATTCACGAAGACCTGCAGGGCGCCATGCAGAGCCTCGTCGGCATCTTTCGCAACGAAGAAGATCTCCGCCAGGCTTTGTCACAGCTCGAGAAACTGAGCGAGCGCGCAGCTCGAGTGCGCGTTGAAGGCTCGCGGCTCTTCAATCCGGGATGGCACCTCGCGTGGGATCTGCACAGCATGTTGACCGTCGCTGAAGCAGTGACCCGAAGCGCGCTTGCGCGCCGGGAGAGCCGTGGTGCGCACAGCCGCATTGACTACCCGGCTCTGGACGATGCATGGGGAAAGAAGCATAATGTCGTGGTCAAGAAGGCTGGCACGATGACCCTCGTCGAAAGCCCTGTCCTTGAGATGCCCGATGATCTGAAGCAACTGTTTGCAGAAGAGAGCGCACCAAAGTAG
- a CDS encoding succinate dehydrogenase, whose protein sequence is MARSSANRASGFGSTLRQDAWWVEILPVVAVLGLFTVYATFRAFEGRFYEWGPYLSPFYSPLIDPEHHWWRLSPALLVLIGPLGFRATCYYYRKAYYRAFFLDPPGCAVGEGRKGAYRGETSFPFILQNLHRWFLYLAIVYLFFLWRDAIRGFFFQNGFGVGVGSLVLLANISLLTLYTFSCHSLRHLAGGKLDCFSCTAFGGPRHTTWRWLSWLNERHMLFAWMSLFSVGLADLYVRVVSAGVLRDFRLL, encoded by the coding sequence ATGGCTAGATCTTCTGCTAATCGGGCCAGCGGTTTCGGCAGCACACTCCGACAGGATGCGTGGTGGGTTGAAATTTTGCCGGTGGTCGCAGTTCTAGGCCTGTTCACCGTCTACGCCACCTTTCGAGCCTTCGAAGGGAGGTTCTACGAGTGGGGGCCTTACCTCTCTCCGTTTTATTCTCCGCTGATCGATCCTGAGCACCATTGGTGGCGGCTTTCTCCTGCCCTTCTGGTTCTGATCGGGCCGCTCGGCTTCCGCGCGACCTGCTACTACTATCGAAAGGCGTACTATCGGGCTTTCTTTCTGGATCCGCCGGGTTGCGCGGTCGGCGAAGGAAGGAAGGGTGCGTACCGTGGTGAAACCTCCTTTCCTTTCATTCTTCAAAATCTCCATCGCTGGTTCCTTTATCTCGCAATTGTGTATCTCTTCTTCCTCTGGCGAGATGCAATTCGCGGTTTCTTTTTCCAGAACGGATTTGGCGTTGGCGTGGGTTCACTCGTCCTCCTGGCAAATATCTCTCTGCTGACTCTCTACACTTTTTCTTGCCACTCCCTGCGTCACCTGGCGGGAGGAAAGCTCGATTGCTTCTCCTGCACGGCATTCGGCGGCCCGCGACACACTACCTGGCGATGGCTCAGTTGGTTGAATGAACGCCACATGCTCTTTGCATGGATGAGTCTTTTCTCCGTGGGTCTGGCCGATCTCTACGTGCGTGTGGTGTCTGCGGGTGTCCTGAGGGACTTCCGGCTGCTATGA